Proteins from a single region of Pirellulaceae bacterium:
- a CDS encoding adenine phosphoribosyltransferase: MTETSQLDLKSYIRDIPDFPKPGILFRDITPLLLAPDAFAESIDRFAEQYRDHQIDTIVAAEARGFIFATPLAMALNVGFVPVRKPGKLPFQTHAFEYELEYGSDKLEIHVDGLEAGQRVLIVDDLLATGGTIDACCKLVEKNGAEVVSCAFLIELADLGGRERIAPHDAFTLITY; this comes from the coding sequence ATGACCGAAACAAGTCAGCTCGACCTAAAATCGTACATTCGCGATATCCCCGATTTTCCCAAGCCAGGAATTTTGTTTCGGGATATCACCCCGCTCCTTCTAGCACCTGACGCTTTTGCTGAATCAATCGATCGATTCGCCGAACAATATCGGGATCACCAGATCGACACCATCGTGGCTGCGGAAGCAAGGGGCTTCATTTTTGCCACACCGCTCGCCATGGCCCTGAATGTGGGCTTTGTCCCCGTTCGCAAACCCGGCAAACTCCCCTTTCAGACCCACGCATTCGAATATGAGCTGGAATACGGCTCGGACAAGCTGGAGATTCACGTTGATGGGCTCGAAGCCGGGCAACGGGTCTTGATCGTGGATGATCTGCTGGCCACCGGCGGCACCATTGATGCTTGCTGCAAGCTCGTGGAAAAAAACGGAGCCGAGGTGGTTAGCTGTGCGTTCTTGATTGAATTAGCAGATCTCGGTGGCCGGGAACGAATCGCTCCACACGACGCTTTCACCCTTATCACCTACTAG
- a CDS encoding PilZ domain-containing protein, with protein MAQALASEPRRCDTRYLISNLEATRVTVTITNDQGEEQHLGQLADLSAQGVRFSLGVRLPEGVRIRFCLEVEKTQLKMHFTGVVRWAQPQDKDSWWIGCRLFEMVPQEVIGNLAIAGLLDRRRDPRYQIAHRAIAKWELTNAQKDVEIVNYSKGGFCLRCTDARHFPTDRLMLLLSNDDQTIEVSARVMWRRHLDQGYAVGCSFTRLDSFVKFRNVVEPERALEWARRFRNAKSMSLSRWCIIAVVVLTAVSALDLIQDYQVARRTNQQTVTEGFFEMIQASFAGKPVGDAVAPADRGDQL; from the coding sequence ATGGCCCAGGCATTAGCATCTGAACCACGACGCTGTGACACGCGATATTTGATTTCGAACTTGGAGGCAACTCGCGTCACTGTCACGATCACCAACGATCAGGGAGAGGAGCAGCATCTTGGACAGCTCGCGGACCTGTCCGCTCAAGGTGTGCGTTTTTCGCTTGGTGTGCGCTTGCCTGAAGGAGTTCGTATCCGCTTCTGCCTGGAAGTCGAAAAGACTCAATTGAAAATGCACTTTACTGGTGTTGTGCGATGGGCCCAACCCCAGGACAAAGATTCTTGGTGGATCGGGTGTCGGTTGTTTGAAATGGTCCCCCAAGAGGTGATCGGAAACCTGGCGATTGCCGGTTTGCTTGATCGGAGACGCGATCCACGTTATCAGATTGCTCATCGCGCGATTGCCAAATGGGAATTGACCAATGCACAAAAAGATGTGGAGATCGTCAATTACTCGAAAGGCGGATTCTGCCTCCGGTGTACAGATGCAAGACATTTTCCGACTGATCGGTTGATGCTATTGCTTTCCAATGACGATCAAACGATTGAGGTGTCGGCCCGAGTGATGTGGCGACGCCATTTGGATCAGGGCTACGCAGTTGGCTGTAGTTTTACGAGACTGGATTCTTTCGTGAAATTCCGCAATGTTGTCGAGCCAGAACGTGCGCTTGAGTGGGCACGGCGATTTCGTAATGCAAAGTCTATGTCCTTGTCTCGATGGTGCATCATTGCAGTGGTTGTCTTGACGGCAGTTTCTGCACTCGATCTTATTCAGGACTACCAAGTGGCTCGTCGAACCAATCAACAGACTGTCACGGAAGGCTTCTTCGAGATGATACAGGCCAGTTTTGCGGGGAAACCGGTGGGAGACGCAGTTGCTCCGGCTGATCGCGGAGATCAGCTCTGA
- a CDS encoding cytochrome c peroxidase, translating to MIDLRVSQEVAVAAKLADFTRFPHRSLIAAIDSQRHEVVLVKSANGIPVPLNRHPVASMPVSVQRIDNERFSVASLWAKQISVWKLSGNTEPADCKRIQNIDLPFAPRLQCLTPNGKYLLVSDSFGPYLAIIDLSQPALRGVVKIPGHNIRGLTISSDGDHLLVAHQLINEFVPTTRDHIFWGTVVSNLLRTLPLSRLLAFEGTSGNRLHGSLFPIGREGHGAGDPGEILVTADGDVIVALNGTGQLALRRAHELEFKRVNLGQGPFKLSFSPGKKFVYAASQFDDQISKIRLKPFERVTTTSLGPTPALAPSEVGEMRFYDSTLSLDGWLSCHSCHPDGHSSDFVNDNFGDDTIGAPKRIPSLLGTGVTAPWSWRGSEQSLSAQIRKSLYQTMRAGDKQPLREDDVLAITDFVQNLRPADSISAARRRINLAAERRGKQLFVEKQCDRCHRPPTYTSPETYSVGIRDELGVDQFNPPTLLGVSQRRQLLHDGRATSLRELFALHHHPHDTAWTEKQISDLVAFLESL from the coding sequence ATGATCGACCTACGTGTGAGTCAAGAAGTAGCAGTCGCCGCAAAACTGGCCGATTTCACCCGTTTCCCACACCGATCGTTGATCGCCGCGATTGATTCCCAACGACACGAAGTTGTCCTAGTGAAATCGGCAAACGGCATCCCCGTTCCGCTGAACCGACACCCAGTCGCTTCGATGCCGGTCTCTGTCCAGCGAATCGATAACGAACGCTTTTCGGTCGCGTCGCTTTGGGCCAAGCAAATCAGTGTGTGGAAGCTCAGTGGCAACACAGAGCCTGCAGATTGCAAACGCATTCAAAACATCGACTTACCTTTTGCACCACGACTGCAATGCTTGACACCCAACGGCAAGTATTTGTTGGTGTCAGACTCATTTGGACCCTACCTGGCAATCATTGATTTGTCGCAGCCGGCGTTGCGGGGAGTGGTCAAAATCCCAGGTCACAACATCCGAGGACTGACGATCAGCTCCGACGGCGACCATTTATTGGTGGCACATCAGCTAATCAATGAATTTGTTCCGACGACACGTGATCATATTTTTTGGGGCACAGTCGTTTCTAACCTACTCCGAACACTGCCGCTCTCCCGCTTGTTGGCGTTTGAAGGAACAAGCGGAAATAGGCTGCACGGGAGTCTCTTTCCGATTGGTCGCGAAGGGCACGGAGCGGGTGACCCCGGAGAGATACTGGTTACCGCCGATGGGGACGTCATCGTCGCGTTAAACGGCACAGGTCAGCTGGCTCTGAGACGTGCTCATGAGCTCGAATTTAAGCGTGTCAATTTGGGCCAAGGCCCATTCAAACTCAGCTTTTCGCCTGGAAAAAAGTTTGTCTACGCGGCCAGTCAATTTGACGACCAAATTAGCAAAATTCGCCTGAAGCCTTTCGAAAGAGTGACAACCACATCGCTTGGCCCCACGCCCGCGTTGGCACCCAGTGAAGTCGGCGAGATGCGTTTCTACGACTCGACCTTGTCCTTGGATGGCTGGCTGAGTTGCCATAGCTGTCATCCAGATGGTCACAGCAGTGATTTCGTGAATGACAATTTTGGCGATGATACGATCGGAGCTCCGAAGCGAATTCCTTCCTTGCTGGGCACGGGGGTCACCGCGCCCTGGTCTTGGCGGGGATCCGAACAAAGTCTCTCGGCTCAAATCCGCAAATCGCTCTACCAAACCATGCGCGCCGGCGACAAACAACCGCTACGGGAAGATGACGTCTTGGCAATCACCGATTTTGTTCAGAATCTGCGACCTGCCGATTCAATTTCAGCCGCTCGCCGTCGAATCAATCTGGCTGCAGAACGGCGAGGAAAACAGTTATTCGTTGAAAAACAGTGCGATCGGTGCCATCGCCCCCCCACTTACACCTCACCGGAAACTTACTCCGTAGGAATTCGAGATGAACTGGGGGTGGACCAGTTTAACCCCCCGACTTTACTCGGAGTCAGCCAACGTCGGCAATTACTTCATGATGGACGAGCGACCAGCCTTCGAGAGCTCTTTGCGCTGCATCACCATCCCCACGACACAGCATGGACTGAGAAGCAGATCTCAGATCTCGTGGCCTTCCTGGAATCCCTTTAA
- a CDS encoding M20/M25/M40 family metallo-hydrolase: MTHKKSEAPPIRQARRSRPASCDRSPGWFLPILSFLSLLATVNSLTAHESLLNSARNSITANELKSHIDVLSDDTFEGREAGSRGGRAAANYLMKYLKQDLEPAGRDGRYFQSFGAGYRNLLGKIEGSDPKLRNEFILIGAHYDHVGYGTPKDSYGPFGRIHNGADDNASGVSTLLEVINAFSAAQLRCKRTMIFAFWDGEEKGLLGSEHWVTHPTVPLTQIKVAINIDMVGHLRNGRVEVFGYRSMPGFRTLITEANTGSDLNLDFFWEVKQNSDHYSFFKRQIPILMYHTGLHDFYHRPSDDAHLINTDGVREVSKLVFNTLHQLGNDDRLGDFRAASESEGPSERLAFERSLPAPSPRLGVIWNAESVENGLQVTRVRAGSAASRAGIQPGDRLLELNGVPIDSTESLQQLVVRAPTASSFTVQRANQQEPLPIAVDLEGQPTRVGITWRDNPAEIGTVNLVRIVAHSPAALAGLRVRDRIHEINQIKFKNPVEFRRLISESPFPITVLIERDGQFQSVSIKNPSSEPASDGTNSPASVSLN, translated from the coding sequence ATGACGCATAAAAAATCCGAAGCCCCCCCCATCCGTCAGGCTCGACGTTCTCGCCCTGCTTCCTGCGATCGGTCTCCCGGTTGGTTCCTACCGATCTTGAGCTTTCTGAGCCTGCTTGCCACGGTAAACAGCCTGACAGCTCATGAATCCCTACTCAACTCAGCCCGCAACAGCATCACGGCCAATGAGCTCAAATCTCACATCGATGTGTTGTCAGATGACACATTCGAAGGTCGTGAGGCGGGCAGTCGCGGCGGGCGGGCGGCCGCTAATTACCTGATGAAATATCTCAAACAAGATCTGGAACCGGCCGGACGTGACGGCCGTTATTTCCAGTCCTTTGGTGCAGGATACCGCAATCTGCTGGGAAAAATTGAAGGAAGCGATCCGAAACTTCGAAACGAATTCATCCTGATTGGGGCACATTACGATCACGTCGGCTACGGGACTCCCAAAGACAGCTATGGACCCTTCGGACGAATCCACAATGGAGCCGACGACAACGCCAGCGGGGTTTCGACCCTGCTGGAAGTGATCAATGCCTTTTCCGCAGCTCAATTGAGATGCAAACGAACGATGATCTTTGCCTTCTGGGATGGAGAAGAGAAGGGATTGCTGGGATCGGAACACTGGGTTACCCACCCCACGGTTCCGCTTACTCAAATTAAGGTCGCAATCAACATCGACATGGTCGGACACCTACGGAACGGCCGCGTCGAAGTATTCGGTTATCGATCAATGCCTGGATTCCGAACTTTGATCACCGAAGCGAATACGGGCAGTGACTTAAATCTCGACTTCTTCTGGGAGGTCAAACAAAATAGCGATCATTACTCGTTTTTCAAGCGGCAAATCCCGATCTTGATGTACCACACCGGACTGCATGATTTTTACCATCGTCCCAGCGACGATGCTCATTTGATCAACACAGACGGTGTGCGCGAAGTGTCCAAGCTGGTCTTCAATACATTGCACCAACTGGGCAACGACGATCGACTAGGTGATTTCCGTGCGGCAAGCGAATCCGAAGGCCCGAGCGAACGACTGGCTTTCGAGCGTTCACTCCCTGCCCCGTCACCTCGTCTGGGCGTTATCTGGAACGCTGAATCGGTTGAGAATGGTTTGCAAGTCACGCGAGTACGAGCCGGATCGGCGGCAAGCCGTGCGGGCATTCAGCCAGGCGATCGGTTACTCGAGCTGAACGGTGTTCCCATCGACAGTACCGAATCACTCCAACAATTAGTAGTTCGAGCCCCGACGGCTTCCAGCTTTACGGTCCAACGTGCAAATCAGCAGGAGCCCTTACCGATCGCAGTCGATTTGGAGGGTCAGCCGACGCGAGTCGGGATCACATGGCGTGACAATCCGGCAGAAATCGGCACCGTCAATCTCGTCAGAATCGTAGCACACTCGCCGGCGGCTCTCGCCGGGCTCCGCGTCCGTGATCGAATCCACGAAATCAACCAGATCAAGTTCAAGAATCCCGTAGAATTTCGTCGGCTAATCTCAGAATCGCCTTTTCCCATCACCGTACTCATCGAACGTGATGGCCAATTCCAATCGGTATCCATCAAAAACCCGTCGTCTGAACCTGCGTCGGACGGCACGAATTCCCCAGCATCAGTCAGCCTCAATTAA
- a CDS encoding FAD:protein FMN transferase: protein MLLPLGLAALPLKAEEVRFQRSDQQMGTRFSILLYAKSEQQAKSATDAAFARIRQLNEILSDYRPDSELSQLSRSGVAKKTVTVSEDLWAVLSRGQQLTRLTDGAFDMTLGPVTTLWRAARQKRAFPDQRLLDQARQAIGAQHLVLSPANRSICFQQPNMRLDLGGIAKGFALDQAMIAIKGEGITRALIDGGGDLLVSAPPPNSKGWRIGLTGLQDQQSPSKFVWLANRAIATSGDLRQYVEINGVRYSHLIDPKTGVGLTNSSLVTVIAPTAIDADAVASAVSVLGPIDGFKLLKSQDGQEGRIVYRQDGVPRLLMTSQFATLVDSRPLIEAD, encoded by the coding sequence TTGCTTCTTCCGCTTGGTTTGGCCGCATTACCGCTCAAGGCCGAAGAGGTGCGGTTTCAGCGTTCCGATCAGCAAATGGGAACGCGATTCTCGATTTTGTTGTATGCCAAAAGCGAGCAACAGGCAAAAAGTGCGACGGATGCTGCGTTTGCTCGAATTCGCCAGCTGAATGAGATTCTCAGTGATTATCGTCCAGATAGCGAATTGAGCCAATTGTCGCGATCGGGAGTGGCAAAAAAAACGGTAACGGTGAGTGAAGACCTTTGGGCCGTATTGTCGCGTGGCCAGCAACTTACTCGCTTAACCGACGGTGCCTTTGATATGACACTTGGTCCCGTCACCACCTTGTGGCGAGCGGCACGTCAAAAGCGAGCTTTCCCGGACCAACGGCTGCTTGATCAGGCTCGGCAAGCAATTGGAGCACAGCACTTGGTGCTCTCCCCTGCAAATCGCTCGATTTGCTTCCAGCAACCAAATATGCGTCTGGATCTCGGGGGAATCGCAAAAGGTTTCGCACTTGATCAGGCGATGATCGCCATAAAAGGTGAAGGGATTACACGGGCTTTGATCGACGGTGGGGGCGATCTGTTAGTTAGCGCTCCGCCTCCCAACTCAAAGGGGTGGCGAATCGGTCTCACGGGTCTGCAGGATCAGCAGTCGCCAAGCAAATTTGTTTGGTTGGCAAATCGGGCGATTGCTACTTCGGGTGACTTGAGACAGTACGTCGAGATAAACGGCGTGCGATATTCGCATTTAATCGATCCGAAGACGGGAGTTGGCTTAACAAACAGCAGTTTGGTGACCGTGATCGCACCGACGGCAATCGACGCGGATGCCGTTGCATCCGCCGTTTCTGTGCTGGGGCCGATTGATGGTTTTAAGCTCTTGAAATCTCAAGACGGCCAAGAGGGGCGGATTGTTTATCGTCAGGATGGCGTTCCTCGCCTGCTGATGACGTCACAATTTGCGACGCTCGTCGATTCTCGACCTTTAATTGAGGCTGACTGA
- a CDS encoding Gfo/Idh/MocA family oxidoreductase produces MTKKPEQDTTNNTSRRSFIKNSSLFVAGGAVAGQLAFSRSAHAFGSDEIRIGLVGCGGRGTGAASQAMNTEGPTRLVAMGDAFSDRLQQSLRGLKGQHSDKVDVPQDRQFVGFDAFKHVLDSDIDLVILATPPGFRPQHAEAAINANKHVFMEKPVAVDAPGVRRVLATAAKAKEKNLAMAVGLQRRHEPRYVETIKRLQDGAIGDIILTRAYWNGGGVWVRPRREGQTEMEYQMRNWYYFNWLCGDHITEQHIHNLDVINWLMKGYPKTAQGQGGRQVRTGKDHGQIFDHHVVEFTYGDDSKCFSQCRHIRDTWSSVSEHAHGTKGSVNIGGATIYDPNGNVTWSYGRGGGGGHQQEHHDLFASLRKGERPNEGEYGALSSMTSIFGRMATYSGKNIDWDKALNSELVIAPVDEFTSNDDTPPVLPDEDMNYPIPMPGTTKTV; encoded by the coding sequence ATGACGAAGAAGCCTGAACAAGACACGACCAACAACACTTCTCGACGCAGTTTCATTAAGAACTCTTCGCTATTTGTCGCTGGCGGGGCAGTTGCTGGACAGCTCGCCTTCAGTCGATCCGCTCACGCTTTCGGGAGTGATGAAATTCGAATTGGCCTCGTCGGCTGCGGTGGTCGGGGAACAGGCGCGGCGAGTCAAGCGATGAACACCGAAGGTCCAACACGACTCGTCGCAATGGGTGATGCGTTCAGCGACCGTCTGCAACAAAGCCTTCGAGGGCTCAAGGGACAACATAGTGACAAGGTCGATGTACCGCAGGATCGCCAGTTTGTTGGATTCGATGCGTTCAAGCACGTTCTGGATTCGGACATTGATCTGGTCATTCTGGCGACACCTCCCGGATTTCGACCACAACATGCCGAAGCAGCCATCAATGCAAACAAACACGTTTTCATGGAAAAGCCGGTAGCTGTTGACGCACCCGGAGTGCGCCGCGTCCTCGCGACAGCTGCCAAAGCCAAAGAGAAAAATCTCGCCATGGCCGTGGGTCTCCAACGGCGCCATGAACCTCGCTATGTGGAAACCATCAAACGCTTGCAAGATGGAGCCATCGGCGACATCATCCTCACACGTGCCTACTGGAATGGCGGCGGTGTCTGGGTTCGTCCCCGACGTGAAGGCCAAACGGAGATGGAATACCAGATGCGCAACTGGTACTACTTCAACTGGCTCTGCGGTGATCACATTACTGAGCAACACATCCACAATCTGGACGTGATCAATTGGCTGATGAAGGGATATCCCAAAACGGCTCAAGGCCAAGGCGGACGTCAGGTACGTACCGGGAAAGATCATGGACAAATCTTCGATCATCACGTGGTTGAATTCACCTATGGCGATGATTCAAAATGCTTTAGCCAGTGTCGCCATATCCGCGACACATGGAGCAGCGTGTCGGAACATGCTCACGGCACAAAGGGGTCCGTCAATATCGGTGGCGCAACGATCTACGACCCGAATGGCAACGTGACTTGGAGCTACGGTCGTGGCGGTGGCGGTGGTCATCAACAGGAACATCACGACTTGTTCGCTTCACTTCGAAAGGGTGAACGTCCCAACGAAGGCGAATATGGTGCGCTCAGCTCCATGACTTCCATTTTTGGAAGAATGGCCACGTACTCCGGCAAAAACATCGACTGGGATAAAGCGTTGAATTCCGAGCTAGTCATCGCGCCTGTTGATGAATTCACCAGCAATGACGATACTCCTCCCGTTCTTCCCGATGAAGACATGAACTACCCAATTCCGATGCCGGGAACCACGAAAACCGTGTAG
- a CDS encoding site-2 protease family protein: MKLLTTRSSEWLFQWINVPMNDQGIWSLRIGRWRGINVRLHMFFVLFAAFTCYLSWLDATLGKADGLIWNGPLLLIVLLVSVIAHEVCHIAVANRLGGQADEVVLGPLGGLGPAPWLPSPHSELVSVAAGPLVNLGICLVAAVLLALRGHLELVGLMYPLAPQALEVGDTLSVVLKMIFWVNWLLVLVNLIPAFPFDGGQALKAALFCRRPDMDPQTACLTVSRVAKLIALGLLITAWFVRNENPNNVVQTWFALVLLAIFVYFSARKAEELSEPVLTDNRLSDYEFSSDFSNFEATAPNCSTQTNTSPLVSWWQRRKEQRQSRKLQQDFIEDGKVDLILSRLHKSGYDKLTVEEQAILERASTRYRNRLE, encoded by the coding sequence ATGAAACTTCTCACTACTCGCTCCAGCGAATGGCTTTTCCAGTGGATAAATGTCCCGATGAATGATCAAGGCATCTGGAGTCTCAGAATTGGTCGTTGGAGGGGCATCAACGTTCGTCTGCACATGTTTTTTGTGCTGTTTGCGGCTTTCACTTGCTATCTAAGTTGGCTTGACGCGACACTTGGCAAAGCGGATGGTCTGATCTGGAATGGCCCTCTGCTCTTGATTGTATTGTTAGTCAGTGTGATTGCTCACGAAGTTTGCCATATTGCGGTTGCGAACCGACTTGGAGGTCAGGCCGATGAAGTTGTGCTGGGGCCGTTGGGCGGATTAGGTCCAGCACCTTGGTTGCCTAGCCCTCACAGTGAACTTGTATCCGTGGCGGCGGGGCCCCTCGTCAACCTAGGGATCTGCTTGGTCGCGGCGGTTTTACTGGCGTTGCGAGGTCATCTCGAGCTGGTTGGTTTGATGTATCCGCTCGCGCCACAGGCACTTGAGGTCGGCGATACGTTAAGTGTCGTTTTGAAGATGATTTTTTGGGTCAATTGGCTGCTGGTTCTTGTGAATCTTATCCCTGCTTTTCCGTTTGATGGTGGGCAGGCGTTGAAAGCTGCTCTCTTCTGCAGGCGGCCTGACATGGATCCGCAGACGGCCTGCTTGACAGTCTCCCGTGTGGCTAAGCTAATCGCGTTGGGATTACTTATTACCGCATGGTTTGTACGAAATGAAAATCCCAATAACGTCGTGCAAACTTGGTTTGCTCTCGTTCTCCTGGCAATCTTTGTTTATTTCAGCGCTCGCAAAGCTGAGGAACTTTCGGAGCCGGTCTTGACCGACAACCGGCTGTCAGATTACGAATTTTCATCGGACTTTAGTAACTTTGAAGCGACTGCCCCCAACTGTTCGACACAGACAAACACCAGTCCTCTTGTTTCTTGGTGGCAACGTCGGAAAGAGCAACGTCAGTCGCGAAAGCTACAGCAAGACTTCATCGAAGATGGGAAGGTCGACCTGATCTTGTCACGGCTTCACAAATCCGGATACGATAAATTGACAGTCGAGGAACAGGCTATTTTGGAGCGTGCCAGCACACGCTATCGTAATCGTCTTGAATAA
- a CDS encoding NUDIX hydrolase codes for MSADEILLTADRFQVARCQRMLANGSLHQREVIRHPGSVVIIPRLPDGQICLIKNFRISVDQPLIELPAGTLETNEKPLACAKRELTEETGYTAGAIQQLTRFYAAPGILDELMHLFVADDLVEGQPNREAGEEIDNLVLPLPAAISMITSGEICDAKTIVGLLWCQQFQSDETRHLSWE; via the coding sequence GTGTCTGCTGACGAGATCCTGTTAACGGCCGATCGATTCCAGGTGGCTCGCTGCCAGCGTATGCTGGCAAACGGATCGCTCCACCAACGTGAAGTCATTCGGCATCCGGGCTCGGTCGTCATCATTCCGCGGTTGCCAGACGGTCAGATCTGCTTGATCAAAAATTTCCGGATCTCCGTTGACCAGCCTCTCATCGAGTTACCGGCAGGCACACTGGAGACCAATGAGAAACCACTTGCCTGCGCTAAAAGGGAACTCACAGAAGAGACGGGATATACGGCAGGTGCGATCCAACAGCTAACCCGCTTCTATGCAGCTCCAGGTATCCTGGACGAGTTGATGCATCTGTTTGTCGCCGATGATTTGGTGGAGGGTCAGCCGAATCGTGAAGCTGGCGAAGAAATCGACAACCTGGTGCTGCCACTGCCGGCGGCAATCTCGATGATCACCTCCGGTGAAATCTGTGATGCCAAAACAATCGTGGGTTTACTTTGGTGCCAGCAATTTCAATCAGACGAAACACGGCATCTATCATGGGAATAA
- a CDS encoding aminopeptidase: MRDPRIDNLADVLVGYSTEVKKGDLVLISGPPLTSPLVSAIYRQVVSVGGHPVISMQPEECKEILLTEGSEQQLTFEDPVAQFQIENIDVLIAIWGQTNSKALTEVSPERQAKVSQARKRYLDTYLKRAADGQLRWVGTQFPCNSSAQDAEMSLASYENFVFHAGLLDRDRPAEAWRAISEQQQHLVEFLNGKKELRFVTPQGTDLKLDVSGRRWLNCDGHENFPDGEVFTGPVEDATEGVVRYSFPAVHGGREVNDICFTFKHGKVVEATASKGEEFLHAMLDQDAGARVLGEIAIGTNYSITEYTKNTLFDEKIGGTFHAAVGSSYPESGGKNQSGLHWDMVCDLRQGGKIFVDGELISENGKFLNPAFPQPLA, from the coding sequence ATGCGAGATCCACGTATTGATAACTTGGCAGATGTGCTTGTCGGCTATTCAACGGAAGTCAAAAAAGGTGATTTGGTTTTGATCTCGGGCCCACCACTCACCAGCCCATTGGTTTCAGCCATTTATCGCCAAGTCGTCTCTGTTGGCGGCCATCCAGTCATTTCGATGCAACCAGAAGAATGCAAAGAAATCCTTTTGACCGAGGGTTCTGAGCAGCAGCTCACTTTCGAAGATCCCGTTGCCCAATTTCAAATTGAAAACATCGATGTCTTGATCGCGATCTGGGGTCAAACGAATTCAAAAGCATTGACGGAAGTTTCTCCGGAACGTCAGGCCAAAGTCAGCCAAGCTCGAAAGCGCTACTTAGACACCTATCTGAAACGGGCTGCCGATGGGCAACTTCGTTGGGTCGGCACTCAATTCCCTTGCAATTCTTCCGCCCAAGATGCGGAAATGTCCCTCGCCAGCTATGAAAATTTCGTGTTTCACGCCGGCCTCTTGGATCGCGATCGGCCAGCAGAGGCTTGGCGAGCGATTAGTGAACAGCAACAGCATCTTGTCGAATTCTTGAATGGCAAGAAAGAATTACGATTTGTAACTCCACAGGGAACCGACCTAAAGCTCGATGTGAGTGGACGCCGTTGGCTGAATTGTGATGGACACGAAAACTTTCCGGACGGAGAAGTATTTACCGGCCCGGTTGAAGACGCCACCGAGGGAGTCGTTCGTTACAGCTTTCCCGCCGTTCATGGCGGACGGGAGGTCAATGACATCTGCTTTACCTTCAAGCATGGCAAAGTGGTAGAAGCGACGGCTTCCAAAGGCGAGGAATTTCTCCACGCCATGCTTGATCAAGATGCGGGTGCACGTGTGTTGGGAGAGATCGCGATCGGCACGAATTATTCGATCACCGAGTACACGAAGAACACGCTCTTCGACGAAAAGATCGGTGGCACGTTCCACGCTGCCGTTGGTTCATCCTACCCAGAGTCAGGTGGTAAGAATCAATCCGGCCTGCATTGGGATATGGTCTGTGATCTGCGGCAAGGCGGAAAAATTTTTGTCGATGGCGAACTGATCAGCGAAAACGGCAAGTTCCTGAACCCCGCATTCCCTCAACCCTTGGCATGA
- a CDS encoding sugar nucleotide-binding protein: MICEIEQLPDPPLPLLITGVAGVAGYAALHYFRARYPGQVIGMRPVRNWRLKGDGVVGCDVENQAMLQQLFDRHQFASVLDCAGSCALKACELDPAMAWRINVQGVRELLKVMQGSSTRLVHLSIDLVYSGVGSGRHVETDATDPVSVFGKTMSIAESLVQLARPEACQVRISLPMGISFNGHAGAIDWIQSRYKQQKPATLYFDEVRTPTYTDCLNRVLQIMLANRESGLFHAGGPRALSLYQIAQIVNRVGGYDPRNVMGCLRSEAGPIPPRAGDVSMDSTRLEQMLGFAPFDPWPFHSKFVPTHPEWHWDRSESIKGSPELLREVLYKNPRLSTAHAKG, encoded by the coding sequence ATGATTTGTGAAATTGAGCAACTTCCCGATCCACCACTGCCTTTGTTGATCACGGGAGTTGCGGGGGTGGCTGGTTACGCAGCATTGCATTATTTTCGAGCGCGGTATCCTGGCCAGGTGATTGGAATGCGCCCCGTTCGTAACTGGCGTTTAAAGGGAGATGGTGTCGTCGGCTGCGACGTGGAAAATCAAGCGATGCTGCAACAGCTCTTCGATCGTCATCAATTTGCTTCAGTACTCGATTGTGCAGGCAGTTGCGCGTTGAAGGCTTGCGAGTTGGACCCCGCGATGGCGTGGCGGATCAATGTGCAGGGCGTTCGTGAATTATTGAAGGTGATGCAGGGAAGTTCGACGAGGCTGGTTCATCTTTCCATCGATCTGGTTTACTCCGGTGTGGGCTCGGGGCGGCACGTGGAAACCGACGCAACGGATCCGGTGAGCGTATTTGGTAAAACCATGTCGATCGCCGAAAGCCTAGTTCAACTCGCGCGTCCCGAGGCGTGTCAAGTTCGGATTTCGTTGCCGATGGGGATTAGTTTTAACGGGCACGCCGGCGCGATTGATTGGATTCAATCACGTTACAAACAGCAAAAGCCGGCGACGCTATACTTTGATGAAGTTCGCACACCGACCTATACGGATTGTCTCAATCGAGTACTGCAGATCATGTTGGCTAACCGTGAAAGCGGCCTGTTTCACGCGGGAGGGCCACGGGCACTTAGTCTGTACCAAATCGCACAAATCGTAAATCGTGTCGGAGGGTACGACCCGCGAAATGTGATGGGTTGTTTGCGAAGCGAGGCGGGGCCGATCCCTCCTCGAGCTGGGGATGTTTCAATGGACTCAACACGCCTCGAACAAATGCTTGGCTTCGCGCCGTTCGATCCTTGGCCATTTCACTCGAAATTTGTTCCCACCCATCCTGAGTGGCATTGGGATCGGTCCGAGTCGATCAAAGGCTCGCCGGAGCTGCTCAGGGAGGTCCTTTATAAGAACCCCCGATTGTCAACAGCTCATGCCAAGGGTTGA